The Nocardioides marmorisolisilvae genomic interval TGTGCCGTGGCCGTCAGAGTGGGTTTCCTCCATGCACGACGCGCTGCCACCGCAGTACAGGATCGCGGTGACGTTGGGTTCGGGACTTGGACTGCGTCAAGGCGAGGTTTTCGGCCTGGCAGTCGAGGATGTCGATTTCCTTCGTGGAGTTGTCGAGGTGAGGCGTCAGGTCAAGGTCTTCGGTGGCAACCGCCTGGTCTTCGGTCTGCCGAAGGGCGACAAGACCCGGACCGTCCCACTGCCCGAAAGTGTCGGGACGGAACTCAGCAGCCACCTCGCCGCCTACCCGCGGCGCAGTGTCACGCTGCCGTGGGGCGCGCCCGAGGTTGAGAGGAAGTCGAGCGCGGGGCTCATACTGACGACACGCGAACGCTCGGCCCTCAACCGCAACTACTTCAACACGCGCCTCTGGAAGCCCGCGCAGGCGCGCGTGGGCATCGAGCAGGTGCGGGATAACGGCATGCACGCCCTCCGCCATTGGTACGCATCCGTCTTGCTGGACGCCGGCGAGTCGATCCGCGCGGTTTCTGAATACCTAGGACACAGCGATCCAGGCTTCACCTTGCGGACGTACACGCACCTCATGCCCAGCAGCTCCGAGCGTACGAGGGCCGCCATCGATCAGGCATTCGCGGAAGTGCAGGATGAGAAGCCCACGGCAGTGAATGGCGATGGCATCACCGAACTCGGCGCACCCTGAGAAGATCGACACCCGCAAGCAGCGAGTAACCCTGCACAAGGTTGGTCTTCTACAGAGAAGGTCGATGACCCAACAGGTAAGACGACAATGGGACCCAGGGCCAAGAAGTTCAGCGCCAGCTAGGTCGCATCCGATCCATCGGCTGTGTCAGCCTCAGCAGCATTCGTCGCCTGACTCGCCGTCGACCTCTTGGCCGGGGTCTTCTTCGCGGCCATCGCGCCCGCGGAGGCCTTCGCTGCGCCAGCTACGGAGACCTCCGC includes:
- a CDS encoding tyrosine-type recombinase/integrase; this encodes MASVSSGRPADDGSPRYVVNYRDPEGRQRRKTFRRKAEAVAFRNTVEADKLRGTYLDVDAGRISFRTYAEEWLASRTFSPLTYEATELRLRLHVFPTLGHLELRQIKPSTIQKLLRSMEMAETYRRVIFSNVSAIFSAAVDDDMIAKNPCKASSVTRPATSRRKVVPWPSEWVSSMHDALPPQYRIAVTLGSGLGLRQGEVFGLAVEDVDFLRGVVEVRRQVKVFGGNRLVFGLPKGDKTRTVPLPESVGTELSSHLAAYPRRSVTLPWGAPEVERKSSAGLILTTRERSALNRNYFNTRLWKPAQARVGIEQVRDNGMHALRHWYASVLLDAGESIRAVSEYLGHSDPGFTLRTYTHLMPSSSERTRAAIDQAFAEVQDEKPTAVNGDGITELGAP